The region TCCCTTGGGCTACTCTTGGCAATGGAATGATGTCAGGAGCTGGGCTTCCCTGCAGAGGGATGCAGCCCTTGGCCTGAAGGAAATCTGTCCAAGGCTTGAAAGTTTTAGCCCATTTTCAGTCCAGAGTAACCCCAGGGTAAACTGCTGGGGCAAGGTGGTGTCTTTCCCTGGGCAGCCATTTGTATTGAGGCAGTGTTCCCTCCAGTCAGCTATCTTATGGTTCCCAGTCTCTGGACAAGGCTGTCTGCCCATTCCCAGAGGGCTGAGAGCAGCACCACAGGCAGGAAGGGCACTGTTCCGTCTCAGGCAGTGGCTCTGGGCTGGTGCCAGGGGCTTCAGCTTGCCTGAGGGCTACAGCTGTACTGCCACGGTAGCACAAAGCCGGGGCCCTGGAGAGCCCTGCCTGCTGGGAAGCATGGTTCTCTATCAGCATGTTACAGTGTTACAGGCATGTTAACATAAATATTAATGTGAACTGCATGACCTGGAGTTGTTTTAAAGATTACATCACTTGCATTTGGCTCTTGGACTTGTGTCTGGCCACAACTACATAAGCAGCTTCTTAGAAGAGCTCTTTCCTTGGTCCCATTGCCTGTGCCCTCGGTGCTAGTGACTGTTCCACTGTGATCTAAGTCCCGGCATTTCCCTCCCGCAGCTGCATCATGAAGCCTCCATCATTAACCTCTTGGAGACAGTGTTTTTTTACAAGGTAAGAGGCAGGTTCAGCTTTCTTCAGCTGGGGATGGAAATCAACAGCTGTGGGGCTGACCCTCTGTGAAACTCCTGTTGTGAAGGAGGTCTGCGAGTCAGCAGAGGACAGCATTCTGGATTTGATTGATTACTGCCACCGAAAACTGACACTGCTCGCAGCTCGGAGCGCCAAGGGACAGACAGTGACCCTGGCGCAGCTTTGTCCTGAGGATGTGGCAAGCCCCTCATCCATGCAGGTGAGGAGAGAGTCCTGTAACTCACTGGGGACACATGATGGAGGATGGGGGCAGCGTGAAGAGGCACAGAGGGGGTCTTCCCATGGAGACAGTCACGTCTTCCAGCTTGAGGCTTCCTGCAGGGCACGGTCTGAGCTCTGAGGGGGAGatgctggagagctggcagtAAGGCAAAACATTCATTGCAGGGGTTTTGGCCATTTGCCACTGCTCTTGAAAGCTGTGGGGCTATGTCTCCCTGCAGCTTGTGAAGCCACCTTAGCAGCTGGCTGCTGCTAAAAGCCAGCCAGGGTTAACCATGAGAGGGATCCTTCCCTAAATCAATGTATAACATGACGAGGAATCATCCTAACATGTTTCCCTCCAACTTGCTTGGCTCTCTGAGAAATGCCTCCTCTCTGTGCTGGTCCGGGCCAGCACCGACTCCAGAGCTGTTCCCACTGAGGTGTTcccaggctgctgtgcacaCCTTCCCAGCGCGGGAGCTCTCTTTGCTCCTCAGCACCTCCAGTTCTCTCCTTCAAACTGCACGCACCACGAGGAGCGTCTGGAGCAGCAGGGTTAAAGTGACTGCAAACTTGGCTGGACCTCCCTGCATTGCCTCCATCCTTTGGCTTGTTGCCTGAGCACGTGCTCCTCTtccagaaaagggaaggaagtgGAGGGCTCCGGAGCACAATAGGGATGTTTTCCAGGAAATGTTTTCCcagctggggaggggaaggggtgtCTCTGTTAGTGCTTTGACATGGctcaagtttaaaataaaacgATCTTTTCAGCCAATAGCATTCTAAAAAGCACTCGTCTCCCAAGGAGCCTGGTTTCCTCTGATTCATTCCAGCCCCTCCTGACTCCACATACAATAACCCCCTATGAAAAAGCTGTTCCTGCCTTCTCCTGTGTTGTGGAGCCTGTTGTCCTTTGTGACTCTGCGTGGTGATAACCCCTGGAGCAGGACTTGTTCTGTTGTCCCCCAGAAGCACAGGCAAAACATAATCCCTGCCTGAAGGTAGCAGAGATGAGGTCTGAATATCAGGAGGTGCTGTACAAAAGGGCCTCACTGCAGGAGtttggagagggaggaggatAAGAACCCATAGGGTTTTCTTAGTAGCATGTGGGGCACTGGCACGGGAAGCACAGGGCTTCTTACCACAGGAATTTGTAAGGGAACGGTTGTGGTGGCACTTTAGAGGAACACGAGGTGCTGAGCTCAGTGCTCTGCACACAAAAATGTGAGCTGCTGAGCAtctggggctggggaggaaaaGCTGTGCCTGGGCCAAGGAGAGAGACTTGGCACTGCTCAGATCGGCTGTGCCAGTGGTCCCGAAAGAGGCTGAGTCAGAGGGTGGTCAGGCTGTTATCGTGAGCACATGGGGATCACATGGGGTGTCCATGCTGCCTGGGAAGGGATGGAGGCTGGGTGGCTGGAGAGCATGGCTTAGCTGCGGACTGGGATAACCACAGGCAGATACTCCAGCTGGCTGTACACAAGCTGTAGCGGAGAGGCAGATCCAGGAGGGGTGGATGTAGGACTGCAGCTGTGCCAGGGCCAAGTTTGTCCCTCCTCCTCTGGTTCCTCTGCTGATCATGCAGCTTTCCCCCTGCCTGAACCTCACAGGTCTCTGCAGGGCCATGGGCTGCAGGATGATCCCAGAATGAGAGAGAGGAGCAGTTTGGGACTGGCCTCTTCCAGGAGGTGTCCCTGTGCtggggcactgctgctgctggcctccCATGACCCATTAGGGGTAGGGGGATGAGGAATGAGCAGCAATGGGCTGTGagcacttctgcagctgccCTGTCAaacaggcagtgctggcacagtcaagaggagaagcagagttTGTTTTGCAGGGCTCTGGTTTCCTCCCTAGCCTGTGGTTACCGATGCAGCCCACAGCCTTCCTCCTTGTAGCTCCTGGGAAATGGGGCCTGCAATCCTGAGGCTGTGCTTGTCCCTccacaggagctgcagaagcaggcGGAGGCAATGGAGTTTGAGATTGCCCTGAAAGCCCTGTCCGTGCTGCGGTTCATCACTGATCAGGTGGAGAGGTGGGTGCCCAGGACCAGCAGAGCACATGTGCCCAGCTCTCCGGTGTAGATTCCATGGGATCACAGAGGGTGCCTGGGATCCTTCTCAGCAGTTGCCTGTATCCATGGTGGCAGTGCCCCAGggggcaaaggcagcagcacccaccctGCTCCATGGTACTCCTGGGAACCCAGACCATTATGGTTTTCCTGCCTCCTCCAGTTGCCTCAGGGAGCTTTTGTATCTGTTCTGCGTTTGTCTGCCAGCACCATTCACCCTTTCTGCCGTGTTTGCAGCCTGCCCCTGAGCGCGCTGACACggatgctgagcacccacaACCTGCCCTGCCTCCTTGTTGAGCTGGTGGAGCATTGCCCCTGGAGCTGCCGGGAAGCAGGTACGGATAGTGCCCCGTGGTACCCAGGGCAGCGTGATGATATGCTGGGACCTGCATCTGCTGATAGGCTATAGGAGCCCTTGCAGAAAGCTGCTCCCCCTCTACCCTCCCCTCCATCCTCCCCCCCTTGCTCCTCACTAATGCTTCCTGctgaaagcagctgcagcacagctgggctGGGGACCCCTGCAGAGCTTCCCATGCGGATCCTCACACAGGGCTATGTCTCCTCTGAGCTGATCATGGCCAGGACAGGAGTGTAGGAGGGCTGCCAGCCTCACTTGCTCCACTGGGGAGTCTTGTCCTGGGCACAGAAAGACCAGAGTGCCTGTCTCAGTCTTTCTGCACCTTTATAGGACCAGCACTAAGAATTCAAGGCAGCCATGGGCTCTCCCAGGCAGCAAACCACTGGCCCTGAGGCTGCTGATCATTTAGCTTCGCTCTTGCCAAAGGCCTCTGATCAGATTGTGCCCATCACCATCAGCCCTGCCTCCTGCCCCCCTGCcaccccccagctcccccactGCCTGCCGCTGAGCACGGGTGGGCACAGCCTGGGCTGTGGGAACCCATACCCCTTCCCAGCCCTATACCTCGGGGgtcacagcacaggcaggggaggaagagaTGCTGGGAAGCACGTGGCTCTGTGCCTGCTGAGGGGCCCACGGGATGTGGgagctttcctccttcctccagccACGAaaggcatcccttccctctgcctGTGCGCTCGGGGTGTCAAGAGGGAGCTTTGATCTGAGGCCCTGAGGGAGGGCCTAGAAAGAAACAAGAGTGCAAAGGCACTTCCAGGCTATGCAGATGCAGGGTTACATCCTCCTCCACCCTCCAGAGCAGCACAGTAGCTCCTGGAGCTTGTTTTGTCACTTTGGTTGTATTTATGCTACTTGTGGCTTTCACAGGCAGAAGAAACTCCAGAAAAGCGGGTGTTGGCCATGCTGGCAGCCCAAAACATGGCTCTCAAGCCACTCTTTGTATTGTGGGTTCCCCCACTATCTACGAGTGCTCTACGCTTCTGGCCACATACAGAGGGAGATACCTCAGGGATCATCCAGTTCCTGCCACAAcccttttgttttaatacatGTTCTTTATGCTTTTCATACTCTCTAATATATTGTCTCAATACCAAGTAGACTGCTATGCTGAACAAAAAGGTGGGGAAACTGAAGCAGGCAGAAGCATAGGGGCTTGCCTGCACTGCAGTGAGGCAGTGAGTGCAGGCTGGCATCCCCACCTCTGGGCTGCAGCACTCTCTGTCCCTGAAGCCTTGTGCTCTTCTGTCCCTCAGGCAAGCTCAAGAAGTTTGAGAACGGCACGTGGCACGAGGTGCCCCCTGAAGACCAGGTGAAGATGACCAAGCTGGATGGGCAGGTGTGGATTGCCCTCCTCAACCTCCTGCTCAGCCCCGAGTGCCAGCGCAAATACCACTTTGATGGCTTCAACAGGAGCCAGCTCCTTAAGGTAGGACCCTACGCCACAGAGGCTGTGAGCCCCGCAGCACAGGGTAGGACCTTGCCAGCACTAGGCACCTCCGTGCATCTCTCCTCATCCTCTCTGTGGGCTCCCAGAAGCCAGTGGTGGGAGAGCAGTGGGGATTGTCACCAtgccagaagcagcaaagcttGTGTTTGCAAGTGCACCGTATGGGACCCCTATGGGTCACTCCGCCAGTGCCCCACAGATCCCTGCTCTTGCCATGCTGCTTCCCCAGCTCTGGCTCCCTTGTCTTGACCTCTCTCCGTTCACTTCTCTTCCCCTCTGTGGCCACAGCTCCGTGTGTTCCTGACAGATGTCCTTGTTGACCAGCTGCCCAACCTGGTAGAGATGCAGAGATTTCTGAGCCACCTTGCAGTGACAGAGCCAGCTCCCCCCAAAAAGGATCTTGTCCTGGAGCAGGTATCCCATGGCTCTTCCCGCACCTCTCTGCTTTAAGCCTGATAACTCCCTATACCCTTTTCCTCCCCCTAAGCTCAGCTCTGGCGAGGTGGTGCCCAGGATGAAGCAGCCAAGCACCCATTTCACAATTACACCTTTATTGCTAGCAAAGGTGCCTGTGTGTGACGTGGGAGTCTTGTCCTGCTAGTGCAGTGGCCATGCACTCACATCTAAACGTGTAAATGCTGGCTTATAAACAGCTCTCTGGGTTGCATTGAGACTGCATGGGGCAGAGACACCCCTAGTTTGCTTTAACAATTAACTCTTCATTTAACATTTATCAGTACTTTCCACCCGAATTCTGGACTCCCACTGGCCATGGGCTGCTTGGCACACTGTGTACAGAGGGATGCCAAGGTCTGGGGATAGAGGCTGGAGTCGAGCTGTTCACAGCTGATGTATAAAGCTTGATCCCTGAGGGTCTTCAAACAGTGTGAGGTTCTTGGGGGTTTAAATCCATGCAGTGGTAATCTCTGGAGCAAGGTGTTCTTTCAAAGTGTGTCTTTGTGTGAGCTGAGGGGAGAAACTGTGCAGATCTCCAAATaagcagctgggaaaagcagaggcTCTTCCCCACTGCTGGAGCCTCCCACACCACTAACTGGAGCAGATGGGTAGGCTGGGCAGTGAGGAGAGCAAACTtgctgtccccagcagagctgggtgcaGGGCCCGGGAGAGGGGTGATGTGCCCTGTCCAAAGCTGAGCCGTGGCAAAtgccaggagctggggctgaagaAGGCCAATGGTTGTCGGGGGGATGGCAGCAGGATGAGGTGGTCATGGATTAGCTCCATGGGTCTCAACTGCCAGCGTGTCAGTGGCACAGGGACAGGCAGCCGCTGCCCGGGGACCTCATCCAGCCCttgcccaggctgctgccctTCTCCATAGCTCTGCTTTTGTACCGGTGCCGTTCCCGCTTCTGCCAAGGGCCGGGGCTGAGCcggggggcaggcagggggagcCAGCTGGAAGCGCACGCAGGggctccctgctctgcccagaAAGCGGTGAACTCACTCCTTGTCTCCAAGCCAAGCTGAGGAAAGGCCTTTTTCCATTCCATTGCTCCCAGAGCAGCCTCCTCCCCTTCCAGGCCTGGCTATTTTTACTctgctggaggaggcagagccGTTTGAAGCAGCATCTCCAGAGCCTGAACTCCCTACGCTGCTCTTGGCTGGTGCTTTCCCTCTCACATTGGTCAGCCCTGCCCCGGGCGCTTGCCTTCGGGGAAGTGATGAGCGGAAAACTGTGCTCAGGCAAACGGCTCCGGAGCACGGGGTTCACACTGCTGCCGCCATGCAGAGGCTGAGCCCAGGCCTTCCTGTTCAGGGACTTCACTCTCGCTTCCAACCAGACCCCAAAGGTTTTGCCTCGTTTCACCTGAACGCTCATTGTCAAGCAGAACCATCCCCTCCGTGTACCCAGAAGCACACCCTTGctccctgctccttctcctctgcACGTGCTGCCTCTGCTCAGCCTCCTGGGGGACATGCTTCTCACACCTGAGGCTGGCTGTCCCCTTGAAGGCCCCCATACCACAGCTATGCGcaccccttcctcctgctctgcctctcccCACAGGTTCCCGTCATCTGGGACCACATCCTCAAGAAAAATGCAGGCAAGTGGGAGGCCATTGCCAAGCACCAGGTGAAGCATGTCTTCAGCCCCACCGAGGAGGAGCTGAAGCTCCAGGCTCGCAGGTAGGGCCCTGGTACATGTACACAGGGTGCCCGGTGGAACCAGTATCCCCATTAGCAGGATGGAGCTCGCACTGGGAGGGTGGAGGGCTCTGTGGCACTGCTGGGGATGTCCCTGGGTGACAGGGTGCAGCGGGGACAGCTCGCTGCTTGTCAGCAGCTCCCTGTGAGCAGCCTCACCccttctctgcctgctgcaggtgGGCAGAGACCTACAGCCTGGACATGATGGAGGCTCTGGCCCCCGACAAGCCCCGCTGCAGGGTGTGCGGCACAGAGGCGGCCAAGCGGTGCTCTCGCTGCCGGAACGAGTGGTACTGCTCACGGTAAGGGAGCCCTGCAGTCCCTGtgtcccctgcagcccccagtgCTCCCTGTTCCGCAGTGCTATCACTCCACTTGCCATGTACCTCTCCACATCTTATGGCAAGGCTGATGTGCCAGGACACTGGTGGAGGGTTGTGTTGCCATAGCAAGGTGCTGAGCTGCCTCTGCCCGCACTGACAGCAGTGATGGGCTGCACTTCCCATGGTGACAGTGTCTCCCTCCCCTGCACCCTGGTGTGGCAGGAGTGGGGAGAAGCACCCATGGCTCTGTGGGTGCAGGTGACAGCCTGGGATGTGGCAGCTGGGGTGGTGGCAGTAAATTAGATCTCTGGTCCTGAGCCATCTGCCAAGGGCTGGTGTTAAACCGTCTTAGCCCCGTAACTGGGGGCTGCATCCACCTCCTTGTTGGGCTAATGCTCAGCCCTGCCAGCTCCACCCCCCGTGCCCGCaggagcagggtgctggggtTTGTCCTTGTCACTGCTGGGGTTGGATGTGACCCTGCTGTGTCCCTGCTCAAGCTTTAGGCACCCTACTTCACAGCAGAGCCCCTGAGCAGCGGCTTCTCTTCCACAGAGCGTGCCAGGTCCAGCACTGGCAGAAGCACAAGATTGCCTGCAACTTGATGGCTGGGGCGTCAACGAGTGTGCACGACCTGTAAGAGAAGAAGTGACTGGCATGTGGCCTGCAGCTCGCCCAGGCAGAGGTTTCCCCTCTGTGTGCAGCCCAGTGACCAGAGCAGAGAAGCCGTAGAGgcccctcctgcctgctcccagccccaggcagcacTGCCCCAGCTTAACCTCTCCTGCCACCCCTCATGCAGCCTTCCCCAATAAACCTGCTTGTGCACCACGCTGCTGCTTGGCTCCTGCTTGGTCTCCTAGCTGGAGATGCTAAactgcctcctcctctcccttgcACTTAGGGAGAGGGGGGTATGCCTGTTTTCCCCCTTTGTAATAACAGAGTTCCTAGAGAACCCAAAAAGGGAGTCAGTACGTTTTGGCCAAGCCCTCTGCggctgtgctgggaagggaagggggtgAGAAGGCCTGCATGTCACCTCTTATCTTTTGGCAGCCGTGTTGGAGTGGCGGGGTGAGCAGAGGATGTGGTTAGCACGAGCACCTCGCTGAAAAAGCACATGAGTTTCTCGGGTGTTCATGATATGCCATCATGCAGGGATGATCCCCCCCTTCAGTAGATGTGACTTAGCACTGAGAGCTTGCCCCCCTGCTCACCAGCATCTCTGCAGGGTTTACTGCTGGCCTGCACTACCTTCGGGTGCATGACCCCCTCTCTCCTCAGCCAGCAGCCACTGCCAAAGGGCTGGAGCCTTGGTCTGAGGGCAGCTGGGAAAGGTTGCCGGGGCTGAGCCCCTTTTTGGATGGGGTGTCTGAGCCCATGCACTCACACACCGAAACAGGCTTTGcacagcgctgctgctgctgcaggagccacGACAGCAGGCAGGAAACCGTCCCTGTTCAGCCACGCAGCCTGGACTCGGGCTGCTCGGCTGCGGCTGTGCCCGTGGCCAGGCGGAGCACAGGGGCTCTCCGGGAGTGCTTTGGCTGCTTCTCACCGGCTGCCAGCGGTTCCCAAACCCCTGCCCCGCTGAGAAGCTGCGTCCCGGAGCGAGGCTTGCCCCGGTCCTGCTGGAGAGAGCGGGGCCGCTGGAGCTGGGCCCCCCCTTCCCCGGCAGCGGCTCCGGGAGCGTCATCCCCGCCTCCAGCCCGCCCTGCCGGGTgcgccggggccgggggcgCCCGTCGGGACCCCGGGGCGCTGCGGGGCTCCCCCATCGCTCCCCgctcctgcctcagtttcccccgcGGTGCCCGGACGGGGCGGCCCCTCCGGTCCCCGCCCCGGCCCCTTCCCCGGCTgccggcccccgccccgccgccgccgctcagCGCCCGCGGCCGCCGGGCCATGGAGCTCATCGAGCTGCGGGAGCTGCAGCCGGAGCCGCgcccgggccggggccgccTGGAGCGGACCAACGCGTTGCGCATCAGCCCGGCCcggcggcccggccccggggcgCACCCCGACCCTCGGCTGACGGCGGCACCGGGCGCCGGGCACCGCTTCGAGCCGCGGCGCCGCGGGCTCCACACCTGGTGCGACCTCTGCGGGGACTTCGTCTGGGGCGGCGGCAGGAAGAGCCTCCAGTGCCGCCGTGAGTACCGCGCTGCGCCCCGGGCCTCCCGCAGCCCCGCCGGGCACCTCCGGCCGGCACAGGGCATTCCCCACCCGGCGCCCCCACCGCCGGGAATCCTGGCGGGGAGCGCCCACTGGGCATGGGTACCCTGGCACCAGGCACCCACAACAGGCACTGAGCACCCTGGAACCGGGCAGCCCCTCTAGGTACCACGCGTCCCAGTACTGGGCACCTGCTCCAGGCACTGAGCATCCCAGCACTGACTGTCTTGGTACTGATTACGTCCCGCAGGCCCCGGGCATCCTGCTACTGGCACCCCCGCTGAGTACTGGGCGTGCCTGTACTGGGAGGCACTGTACAGAGGCACTGGGCCTCGGGACACCAGGTACCTCCACCAGGCACTGCACATCTCAGTACTATGTACATGCACCAGGCAGCGGGCAGCCCCAAACCAAATATCCCCACCAGACACCACACGTCCCAGTACTGGGCACCCATACCCGGCACCAGGCAGCCTGGTACCAGGCACTGGGCATCCCAGTACTGGGCGCTGAGCATCCCAGCCATCAGGCACCCACAATAGCAGCCCAAGCAGGGAGCACAGGCGCTCTGGTGCCTGCACAGCACCATGTCCCATGTGGGTGCTGTTCCTTGGGCTTCTGGCACCACACTGCATGGGCAGGCAGCTGGCACCAGGCACCAGTACTGACACAGACCCCAGCCCTTGTCCCACCAGGCACCAGTACCCTCCCAGGCACAGTTGGTGACCCTGACACCCAGGGCCATGGTGGTGATACTGGTCCTGTCCCTGTCTCCAGACTGCAGCTTCACCTGCCACTACCGGTGCCGGGCCCTGGTGCGGTTGGACTGCAGCGGCCCCCCGGGTGCTGGCGACGAGGACGATGGCAACGAGCAGGCGCTGGAGAAGGACACCAACGTGGTAGGACCTGGCCCGGgtctgggagggagggagggaagtggcCAACCTGGGGGCTGCCCGGGCTGGGGGTGAGGCCATGGCATCTCCTGCCGGCAGTGCTGTGCCACGCTGTGCCCATGGTGTGCCGGGCTATGCTGTGTTGGGCTGTGCCGGGCTACGCGAGGCTTTGATGTGCCATGCTGGGCTGTGCCGTGCCATGCTGGCTGGGCAGTGTCGTGCCGTGCCATGCCAGGAGCCGCCCTGCTGGACGGTGTCAGCCGTGCCGGTCCCTGCCGTGCCGGTCCCTGCCGTGCCGAGCCCACGCTCCGCTGTCCCGCCCCGTGCCCCCGATGCCCCGGCACGGCTCTGCCTGCAGCGGCGGCTCCGGGCGCGGGTGAAATCACCGCCGGAAgcggggccgcgccgcgccgcccccGGCCCGCGTCACCCCCACGGCCCGGGCGGGGCGGTGCCGGGGCCGCGCTGAGCCGGGAGCGGGACAGGACCGCGACAGCGACCGGGCGGAGCCGGGCCGGGGCGAGGACCGGGACCGCGCTGAACCGAGCCGGGACGGGGACAGGCACCGCGATAGCGACCGGGCAGACCCGAGCCGAGATAGGGACCGGGACCGAGCTGAGTCGAGCCGGGACAAGAACCGGCACCGAGCCGAGCCGAACCGGGATAGGGACCGGGGCCGTGCTGAGCCGTGCTGGGACAAGGACTGGGCTGAGCCAAGCCGGGAGCACGCTGAGCCGAGCCAGAATAGGGACCGGGAGCGAGCTGAGCCGAGCCCGGCCAGGGACCGGGAGCAGGCTGAGCCGAGCCGGGACAGGAACCGGGGCCGGGCTGAGCCGAGCCGGGAGCGGACAGAGCCGGGCCCCAGCCCGGGGACCGGCCGGGCTGGCGCGGGGCCGGGTGTGCCCGTGCACCCGCGGGCTCGGCGGGGCCGTggggcggccgggccgggccgtggCCGCTGCCGTGGCCGGGgccgggtccgggtccgggtccggaTCGGGGTCGCGGGGCGGCGGGTCCGGGAGCAGctgcggggcggcggcggcggggctggcgctgcggcggggcggcgcggggggcacggggggcagcactgccagcagcgGCTACTGCAGCCAGGAGGACTCCGACTCCGAGCCCGAGCTCTTCTACACCGCCCGCACCTCCCTCGgccgccgcccgcgccgccgccaGGTCGGTCCCGGTCCGCCGGCGTGACGTAACGGGGGGATGCGGTGACGTCAGCCGGGGGGGGACGCAAACCCCCACCGggggtgggtgctggggggcagGAGAGGGGGGCAGTGGTTATCCGGCCGTGAGGGCAATATGGGGTGCAGGCA is a window of Lathamus discolor isolate bLatDis1 chromosome 7, bLatDis1.hap1, whole genome shotgun sequence DNA encoding:
- the RASSF1 gene encoding ras association domain-containing protein 1 isoform X1, with amino-acid sequence MPGAALLDGVSRAGPCRAGPCRAEPTLRCPAPCPRCPGTALPAAAAPGAGEITAGSGAAPRRPRPASPPRPGRGGAGAALSRERDRTATATGRSRAGARTGTALNRAGTGTGTAIATGQTRAEIGTGTELSRAGTRTGTEPSRTGIGTGAVLSRAGTRTGLSQAGSTLSRARIGTGSELSRARPGTGSRLSRAGTGTGAGLSRAGSGQSRAPARGPAGLARGRVCPCTRGLGGAVGRPGRAVAAAVAGAGSGSGSGSGSRGGGSGSSCGAAAAGLALRRGGAGGTGGSTASSGYCSQEDSDSEPELFYTARTSLGRRPRRRQDEPSEWEKAELDQAQVEQRIKEYNSQINSNLFMSLVWGWHGAEGQSQCPALALLTPPTGVSQNKDGSYTGFIKVQLKLVRPVSVPATKRVPTLQTGRSGPHSQGVKRRTSFYLPKGTVKHLHILSHTRASEVIDALLRKFTVVDNPRKFALFERSEKDEQVYLRKLADEEQPLRLRLLAGPSEKVLSFVLKENETGEVNWDAFTLPELHNFLRILQREEEEHVRRLRHRYARCRQKMQEALATYTPG
- the ZMYND10 gene encoding LOW QUALITY PROTEIN: zinc finger MYND domain-containing protein 10 (The sequence of the model RefSeq protein was modified relative to this genomic sequence to represent the inferred CDS: deleted 1 base in 1 codon); the encoded protein is MSAWRTTPTSSCAGSDGGDVPPPAPRLRPRGPVPPRRPPCLLRAARGRQRPVLAATAPLSRRQGAVKAPPALARCHSDAAAAAAMAVPGPALLVPAEAEALVRALQGTELRDIGGQRWLRQQESVEKLNMDAILSASAGQEQLLTELLVTYAKIPVLIGELISVEIWKHKVFPVLCRLEDFKPRSTFPIYIVLHHEASIINLLETVFFYKEVCESAEDSILDLIDYCHRKLTLLAARSAKGQTVTLAQLCPEDVASPSSMQELQKQAEAMEFEIALKALSVLRFITDQVESLPLSALTRMLSTHNLPCLLVELVEHCPWSCREAGKLKKFENGTWHEVPPEDQVKMTKLDGQVWIALLNLLLSPECQRKYHFDGFNRSQLLKLRVFLTDVLVDQLPNLVEMQRFLSHLAVTEPAPPKKDLVLEQVPVIWDHILKKNAGKWEAIAKHQVKHVFSPTEEELKLQARRWAETYSLDMMEALAPDKPRCRVCGTEAAKRCSRCRNEWYCSRACQVQHWQKHKIACNLMAGASTSVHDL
- the RASSF1 gene encoding ras association domain-containing protein 1 isoform X4, which translates into the protein MHSHTETGFAQRCCCCRSHDSRQETVPVQPRSLDSGCSAAAVPVARRSTGALRECFGCFSPAASGSQTPAPLRSCVPERGLPRSCWRERGRWSWAPPSPAAAPGASSPPPARPAGCAGAGGARRDPGALRGSPIAPRSCLSFPRGARTGRPLRSPPRPLPRLPAPAPPPPLSARGRRAMELIELRELQPEPRPGRGRLERTNALRISPARRPGPGAHPDPRLTAAPGAGHRFEPRRRGLHTWCDLCGDFVWGGGRKSLQCRHCSFTCHYRCRALVRLDCSGPPGAGDEDDGNEQALEKDTNVDEPSEWEKAELDQAQVEQRIKEYNSQINSNLFMSLNKDGSYTGFIKVQLKLVRPVSVPATKRVPTLQTGRSGPHSQGVKRRTSFYLPKGTVKHLHILSHTRASEVIDALLRKFTVVDNPRKFALFERSEKDEQVYLRKLADEEQPLRLRLLAGPSEKVLSFVLKENETGEVNWDAFTLPELHNFLRILQREEEEHVRRLRHRYARCRQKMQEALATYTPG
- the RASSF1 gene encoding ras association domain-containing protein 1 isoform X2 — encoded protein: MHSHTETGFAQRCCCCRSHDSRQETVPVQPRSLDSGCSAAAVPVARRSTGALRECFGCFSPAASGSQTPAPLRSCVPERGLPRSCWRERGRWSWAPPSPAAAPGASSPPPARPAGCAGAGGARRDPGALRGSPIAPRSCLSFPRGARTGRPLRSPPRPLPRLPAPAPPPPLSARGRRAMELIELRELQPEPRPGRGRLERTNALRISPARRPGPGAHPDPRLTAAPGAGHRFEPRRRGLHTWCDLCGDFVWGGGRKSLQCRHCSFTCHYRCRALVRLDCSGPPGAGDEDDGNEQALEKDTNVDEPSEWEKAELDQAQVEQRIKEYNSQINSNLFMSLVWGWHGAEGQSQCPALALLTPPTGVSQNKDGSYTGFIKVQLKLVRPVSVPATKRVPTLQTGRSGPHSQGVKRRTSFYLPKGTVKHLHILSHTRASEVIDALLRKFTVVDNPRKFALFERSEKDEQVYLRKLADEEQPLRLRLLAGPSEKVLSFVLKENETGEVNWDAFTLPELHNFLRILQREEEEHVRRLRHRYARCRQKMQEALATYTPG
- the RASSF1 gene encoding ras association domain-containing protein 1 isoform X3; protein product: MPGAALLDGVSRAGPCRAGPCRAEPTLRCPAPCPRCPGTALPAAAAPGAGEITAGSGAAPRRPRPASPPRPGRGGAGAALSRERDRTATATGRSRAGARTGTALNRAGTGTGTAIATGQTRAEIGTGTELSRAGTRTGTEPSRTGIGTGAVLSRAGTRTGLSQAGSTLSRARIGTGSELSRARPGTGSRLSRAGTGTGAGLSRAGSGQSRAPARGPAGLARGRVCPCTRGLGGAVGRPGRAVAAAVAGAGSGSGSGSGSRGGGSGSSCGAAAAGLALRRGGAGGTGGSTASSGYCSQEDSDSEPELFYTARTSLGRRPRRRQDEPSEWEKAELDQAQVEQRIKEYNSQINSNLFMSLNKDGSYTGFIKVQLKLVRPVSVPATKRVPTLQTGRSGPHSQGVKRRTSFYLPKGTVKHLHILSHTRASEVIDALLRKFTVVDNPRKFALFERSEKDEQVYLRKLADEEQPLRLRLLAGPSEKVLSFVLKENETGEVNWDAFTLPELHNFLRILQREEEEHVRRLRHRYARCRQKMQEALATYTPG